The segment GATCATACTCGTTTAAAACAGAGAGTAATGCATTAGACGGCGAATTCTTATGGATCTCATTGGATGATAAGTTTTTACGCGAGTACTTATCTCACTATGGTTCTCAATTAAGTGAGATCGAGCGCACTGAAAGCGCTGCAAAAGACATCATTAAATTTACAACAAACCCATTAATTAATGAGTTAAAAAATAGTTTAGAGTCATTTATTCAAACTCAGTACCCGGAAATGATTCTTAAATTAAGGATTAATGAGCTACTCTTGTTATTATCCTACAGTGAGCAAGGCGCAACCCTATTGGCCAATTTACGACAACTCAGTAATCGCCAAGCTGAGCGTTTGCAGACCTTCATGGAAAATAATTATTTAAAAGAGTGGAAGTTAAATGAGTTTGCCAGAACGTTTGGCATGGGCTTAACAACATTCAAAGAGCTATTTCATACTGTTTATGCGACATCACCACGTTCTTGGATCAGTGAGAAGCGCATCATGTATGCACATCAATTATTGATAAATACGTCGATGAGTATCGTGGAAGTTTCTATGGAAGCAGGCTTTTCAAGTCAGTCTTACTTTACTCAAAGCTATCATAGACGCTTTGGTTATACCCCCAGTAGGTCGCGCAAAGCCGCCTAATACCTTCCTCACGTTATATGCCCTGTCAGTATAGGATTGATGTCTTAGCTACACTGACAGAAAGGCAACCCCACATACCGTTGGAAATAAAAAAAGAGCCTACTATTTAAGTAAGCCCTTCTTTCTATTTAGCATCTTTATTGATCAGTTCGCTTGAATCACTTTCAAATCAATAATTGACATCGAATTTGGCGGCACCTCACCGGGAATACCGTCTGGACCATAACCACCTTCAGGCTCAATATAAATTTTGACCATTCCGCCTACCCCCACTTTTTCTACGAACGAGTTCATCGGTGGTGGAAGTTGATCATAAGGTAACACCATTGGATTTTTCTCTGTATGCATAACGGTCACCTTACCATCGGTGAGTTGTTCACGCATAATCAATGTGATTTTCTTATCTTTCACATTTGTAATTGGCGTACCTTTTTGTAAAACCTTATAGTAAGTATAGTTATCTAACTTACTGTATTTCTGCTGTTTTATATCCTGCAGGATCTTTTGATTCCGCTTTTCATTCTCTTTAGCAATAGTCGCATTATCCGTAGATGGGATTTGGATAATGGTCGGCGTCTTACCTGTAGATGTTTTTTTACTCGCTCTTAATGCTTCATTCTCTTCAC is part of the Providencia zhijiangensis genome and harbors:
- a CDS encoding helix-turn-helix transcriptional regulator is translated as MNSKLSHQVIKKVRIDKNNPHAILDLTSKGLIIIEKGAILLETPAANQSLHEGDILYHKQGSYSFKTESNALDGEFLWISLDDKFLREYLSHYGSQLSEIERTESAAKDIIKFTTNPLINELKNSLESFIQTQYPEMILKLRINELLLLLSYSEQGATLLANLRQLSNRQAERLQTFMENNYLKEWKLNEFARTFGMGLTTFKELFHTVYATSPRSWISEKRIMYAHQLLINTSMSIVEVSMEAGFSSQSYFTQSYHRRFGYTPSRSRKAA